From Punica granatum isolate Tunisia-2019 chromosome 1, ASM765513v2, whole genome shotgun sequence:
GGCGGACGAAGTGCTCGATTTCTCCCAAGTTTTCTCTTGTCTGTCCCCTGGAAATGTTGTAATTTGCATGTTCTCTTGTTTTGGCTTGCTCCATTGATTCCTCACCCATGCTTCAGTTTTTCAGTTCGGTTCTGGGTATTTAATTAGTTCTTCAGCACTTATTTATGCCCTTTTCTCGCTAAAATGTTCCTGCTAAAAGAATGATAAATGTTATACGAATGAGAGCATGTTCAAGATCAGGCTTGATGCTTGTGTTTGCTTAACGATGAGTGCATTTCTTTGTGAGTTTTGTGTGAACATTTGGACCCTTGAtataagtatttttatttgtgacCAGGTATGCGAATCTTTGACTTCTGGTCCGTCTCATGCAATTGACATTACCAGGGAGGTAGGCATCATCCATTTGAGCACTCCACTCCCTTTTAGATATCTTATGGAATTCGAAGTTCTTGTAAGATAATGTTACAATATGATCTGTTAATACTGCTTGATTGTTATTCAGGCAATTCGGGAAGGTGCAGATGCTGTGATAGCAGTCGGAGGTGATGGTACTCTTCATGAGGTGGGGTTCCCCTAACTTTCAACTGAATTGCCTGCCTGCTTCAATGTACCATGTAGCCTATCTTTGATTACTCTGCAAATTAGCAGTTGGTTAATAGCAATACTTTCCTTATTGATCTTCCATCTAGTTCAAGAATTGTGAACAAAATGTTGTAAGTGGTCGATTGtgaatttcctttttatgGGGAAATGGAGTGTTCTGGGTTAATGGAGTCTAATGGAGTGGGATCTAAAACGTGtctaaaagatttttttttcttttgtttcgttTAATCCTATTCACTTTTGGTAATGCTTGCTTTTTAACAACAATATCATGTGCTACAGTAGTATGGAATTCTTGTGTTGCTAATTCTTATCAATAACCTAGAGGCCTTGGACCTTGAATTTGCAGTTTATTTTCAATGTATAGATATTCTTACCAAGAGCATAATTTTTCCAGAAATTATGACTAATTGACTCAAGCTTTGAAAGCAGGTGGTAAACGGCTTCTTTTGGGCTGGAAAACCCGTCAGCAATCATGATAAAGAAGCTCATCATTCCACTGCACTGGGTGTGAGTAACTTATTTACAACTTATTGTGCTATTGCAAACCCGCccccgccccccccccccccccccccccagcTCTATGATCTATCGTTCATTAAAGATGTACAATTTCTTTTGCCCTGATGCAGCTTATCCCCCTGGGAACAGGCTCTGATTTCGCCAGAACATTTGGATGGTTAGTCCACATCAATCctgtttttcattttaatgttgtcatttcttttttgagtaataaatgtaaaagattaCATTAAGAGGCACCAAGAAAGTGCATAATTTAGCACATatattcttcaatttaatgtTGTGTCTGTTAAGTGAAGAAGTTGGAAATGTTCTCGTTCTTTTCTCAGGAAAAACGATCCTCAGGAAGCCATTGAGCGGATTGCCAAGGGTAAATTCAATCAGGCACCCATTTATTCTTTCCTTACCTTGATTATATAAAGATGAATTTGTGATTGTAGCCTTTTGGACATAGTTGATAATGTGCTTGGTTTCTTTGctttttattgatattttggaaTGTTCATTTTGCAGGGGTAAGATCACCAATAGATGTTGGTGTTATTAGCAGCGAAAATGAAGAATCTCACTATTTCATAAATGTGGCTGACATTCATCTGTAAGGTTAACCTGCATTTTCATGGTGGAATTAGAAGCATACTACATGACTTTTCTCATTCTCCTTTTCCCATATATTGGCAGGAGCGCAAAGGCTGGTTACTATGCTTCTCGATACAAGAGATTTGGTAACTTGTGCTACGTCATTGGAGCTTTGCAAGCCTTCATTGGGCACTCTAATCAGGATATTAGAATCAAGGTCAATTCTCCATAACTTTCCAGTTGCTTCCAAAAATTACAAAACTAATTTCCCTTCTGTCCAGATTGTTCATGTTGGCAAGCATGTGCATTTTAAAGTTCTAAAGACATTATCAGTGTGAGTGTAGGTCAATGACGGTGAGTGGGAAACATGTACCCAAGCGACAGCACTTTGTATTGGAAATGCAAAATTCTTTGGTGGTGGTATGAAAATTACACCTAATGCTGATCCAAGGAGTGGAGATTTTGAGGTCAGTTGTCTCTGAGATCTTATAAGCATGCTGCGAAAAATGTTCTATGGTAGACGGATGTGCTTTGTTTGGTGGTCTAAAATC
This genomic window contains:
- the LOC116192900 gene encoding sphingoid long-chain bases kinase 2, mitochondrial, whose translation is MAAWYYQIALGGAPSITMAKSSILRAEQPLAPDLPFDPTLSRSSGGAARSSPRRRDLVFIVNPLGANGRTGKEWKKLLPYLRSRLGRDCNVCESLTSGPSHAIDITREAIREGADAVIAVGGDGTLHEVVNGFFWAGKPVSNHDKEAHHSTALGLIPLGTGSDFARTFGWKNDPQEAIERIAKGVRSPIDVGVISSENEESHYFINVADIHLSAKAGYYASRYKRFGNLCYVIGALQAFIGHSNQDIRIKVNDGEWETCTQATALCIGNAKFFGGGMKITPNADPRSGDFEVVILQDFKWYDFILKLHKLYNGTHLSVRNVHTRRVQYIEVEDLSGSGRIFVQSDGEHLGFLPRKFCILPSAIDMIC